The Festucalex cinctus isolate MCC-2025b chromosome 12, RoL_Fcin_1.0, whole genome shotgun sequence genome segment aaagaaaaagggggtcttcaaagcaacacataccgtccacttctttttttttgtaattgttaaaaaaaattgtgaccttatactaactgccgacaagctgtatatgtctcatctgtacgtatataCCGAACTTTATACAGTTGTCTGCTcgagaggtgggagtaacaagatggccgccctgtgacttcaacggcttgcgctGACGTGTTTGGGCTATCGGCTCTCCAGTCAGATGTGACGTTGCCATGCATCACTTGACCAGCCAATTGTCTGACTCCCATGCAAACAAGCATCGTCTCCTAGCAACAGCTGAGGAGGGCATCCCATAACTGGAAAACACGTCTGATGTCCACGGGAGCTCGCTTCGGTTCCGCGACGATAACGGGGCCGCGCACTCTctcccctccctttttttttttttttttaaatctttgcgGGGGTGACGTCATTGCCCAGGAGCCGTGGGGGGAGGCGCCATTTCGATTTCACGCCCCTAACCAGTACCCAGCCAGTCACTCAGTCTGTCAGTCACGGGAGCGGCGAGCCGTCATTTCGTCCGCGGCGGTCGGCGCATCATCCGTACCCTTTGCCCGTTTCGCGTCATGGAAGTGCCGGGAGAGCAGGCGTCTCCCGCCACGAGCGGCTCCGTCTAAAGCCAGGACACTTTTTGACAGCTAACGCTAGCTAAGTATGTGAGCTAGCATCTCCGGCGTTTGTTGGAGAAACGGATCCCATCACATCCCtgccctgcctgcctgcctgcctgcctgctgcGGGGGGCGTGGGAGACTCTTTTTGTTGGGAATTTTTCACCTTCCACCGGGGTCACATCACGTTTGTTTTGCGTCGAAGGCAAGACCAGACGAAGACACAATTCGACTGTGTTGGCAACGGATGTTCTAGAGAACGGTAAGGCGGGCTCGGTCTAATTCCTGCAACGCTCCCGAATGAGGTCAATAAACTAATTGTGGTGTTATATTATTGACGTGTCTTGTAAGTATTcaaattattttcctttttaatgaaACAAATCTGCTGTGCCCGGGTAGACTGTGTTTACATTTATTCCAGGAATTGGTCGGGTGAAAGTGGaaggcttgtgtgtgtgtttcctgtGAGTCAAGAACATTCCATTCAGGCGAACTGGTTCTTCAGGTTCGACGCTACCGTGTGCGCGTGAGGAGATAAGGCCGGAAGATGAAGCCTGTCAGCCGGCCAGGGGCACGCTGCGGCGTCCGAGCCGAGCGCCTGACCGTGATTGGCATTCCGCGCGGGTGGAGCTTCTTCAAAAGGTTTCTTGTGTTGGGGCACAGTGCACGCCAGTGTGGTGGGGATCCACAgctgggatgaggatgaggaggatgatgatgatgatgacgtttTGGTTCTACAACCAGCAGGGCTCCTGACAATCACCCACTACTCCCTTGGATCATCTTGTTTAACATCCACTGGGCTGTAAATATATAACAGATTTAAATTCAGCTTCTGGTGGGACATATTTGACTGGTAGTTGAAGTGCttgtgtttgtaaacaaactgaACAAGCCAGTAACTAACTGTCCGCAATCAGTGCGGACAACTTACAAGAACCGTTTCCACACTTTCTgtctctgtaaaaaaaaaaaaaaaaaaattgtggaagTGAAAGCTCGAAGTAGATTGTTGACGAACTTGGTGTTCTGGCCACGAGATTTCACGCTCCGCTTCGGAGATAAACAGAACATTATTTGCCCGTATTCTGGCCTGGGGAGTTAGTTGGTGGACTCAACTGCAGACAGAGCaaggtatcattttttttttttgtacatgtctATTTATAATGTCCCATTTCAAAAGTTTAGAGATCTCATGATtaagggtgggaacctctgggtacctcatgaTATAATGCAATATgcaatacaaggctcacaatGATTATATCACCATATgacgatatattggtcaggtaataaatcaatgataatctacgataaaactactcaagacgtaACCTTGATGTTTCTTCAATGacaaaatagtttctttttttctaccatcagtgaaacacaatattacaaCTGGTGATTGTGTAACattgtaaaagtaaataaatattaaaccaATATTAATATCCCTCAagttgtgtgcttcaaaaagttgaaacataaaatatgttttaaaatgttagaaTTGAAGATAtactccacatttttcatagaaatgtatgcaaaagtgagtcagttgctgcACAGATAAattcttacacaagtaaaagtaagatcatgagtagggctgcacaatatataaaaaaaaaatcaatatcgcgatattggcctaggcaatatgcatatcgcaaaaacatgcaataagtttgatatggaattttatgctttttatctgaatttgaccagtcagacagtcaggtttacctgtttgacatttattaaacatgacaaaaaaggagagaagatacTCAGTtcgagaggaactgactgatacaattcactactacaCTCTCTGACAAAAATCCCCTCtcgccctctctttttatttggtttccacgcccctagttccaaccctaataatgcaaatgcaaaacataattGAATTacagtgtacttaacgaaaatgtgtattgccatccaatagttgaacattattattattattttatatatatatatatatgtatatatgtatatatatatatatatatatatatatatattaggggtgtgaattgcctagaacctgacaattcgattcgtatcacgattcacaggtcacgattcgattcgataccgattaatcccgatacgaatttataagtcgattgttgcgatttttttcattcaaatttagaaaatactaatcagtaagcttgtagagtgtatatattatgtatatatttatatgtatatatatatatatatgtatatatatatatatatgtatatatatgtatgtatatatatatatatatatatatatatatatatatatatatatatatatatatatgtatatatatatatgtatgtatatatatgtatgtatatatatatatatatatatatatatatatatatatatatatatatatatatatatatatatatatatatatatatatatatatatatatatatatatatatatatatatatatatatattattggtaATACGCTGCAGAAGAGCTGCAAGTTTCAGGAACTTATGGTGAGACTTTCTCTTGCATTTTGGAGTGAATCCCCGCCCACGCGAGCTGACAAAGattttctcttcctcctcctcgcgcttgcacttcctcttcttcctctggaAATTAAATCGGCACCTTTCATCACTTCGCAGGGTGCTCCTCTTCAAACCGGTTGTTTACGTTTCAGAACGTCAGCGTTCCTTCAGGACGCCAAATGGAAGTCCAAACAAGAAAGTCGAATGGAGCAGCAGTGTTTGCACTCAAATGCCACCCCGGTTCAAACTTGCTGCATTATGGAACCCCCAAAAATATCCTGTTTAAATGAATGTTGCTCGTAACATCCAGCAGAATCAGGGATGGCTGTTTTGACGCTTTGTGTCCATTTATATCTGTTTAAAAGTCATTGGAATGCAGCGCCATCAGGTTGGCTTCTAACTGATTGAATCCGGTTACATCTGGTTATTTACGGCTATGAATTGTGCTTGGTTATATCTTGGCCAAATTGACTGTTCCAGTTACGTCTGTCTCATTATGGACAGTAGGTCATCAAATGCAGTTGCATCTGGTTATTATGTATACTTAATACATATGGTAGTGGCAAATGGTTATAATAACTGGTTGTATCATGTCACATTTGGTTATGTACGGTCACGTCTGATTTTGGACAGTTATGTAAGGTATAGCTGGTGGAATTATTTCTTTGTATATGTTTCGAACTGGGTGAATCTGGTTATGCATTTATGAACGTTATGGTTGTCTCTGACTAGTTACAATTAGTTATCCAGTTATATATTTATCTGTGTGAAGTTACATGGGGTAAAACTACAACTGGCTTTaggttgttatgacaactagtCGAATCCAATCCAGTTATAGCTGGTCATGTTCAGTTACATTTTTACACTTGATTATGTGCTTGTTATGTCTCATCTTGTTATAGCTGGTTGAATGCAGTTACACCAGGTTGGAGTCTGCAATATCTGGTCGAATCCGGCTATATCCGATTATCTATCTCATGATTGGTATCTGATCACATTTGATTGTATGCTCACGTCTCATTTTCTAGAATTGACATTTGGTTTTGTGACCCTGAGGGTGaaaggtggtgtctggttggcgctggatttcactttgcctcatctttccttcctttaatgcttcctctggtctcttgacctTCTGAGCGtcacgactctggcgggacactgaagtatccggttaaaatcggtaagactgccgagtCAGCAATACTGAGCGCTCaagaaaagggggggaaaaaattgggTTGGGTAAATGCAGTCTATTAATTGATCTAGTTGCCTCTTGTtgtagcttttgtttttttacttctatTAGTCTCTGCATGTCTGCAGTCCACATGGTCCGCTTCCTGCCAGCCAGCTGACTTGCTGCAGGCTGGTTGCTGCCCCCCTTTGCAGTGTTTGATTGTGTTGAAGCCTGTAGACGTTTTATGTGGCAGCTCACTCATAATCCTCTTCTGGAGAGCGTGAAATTGATACAAAGCCAGAGGATGGAGCGAACGCTACTCGGCGACACATCGAGTTTATGTATCCGGCTCGAGCTGGTTGAATACGGTTCATTTCTGCTTGTTTTGAGTTTGCATTTGGTGGTGCAGGGTAGTTTAAGCCGCGTGCAACTTGTCGTAGCTGGTTTGTTTGACTTGCTGAGTCATGATTGCCTCATAGCTTGGAATCTACCTGtgtgactaattttttttaggccGGGTCACGTATATGCCGAGGTATCAattaaatccaggtccagaaagtcaaaACCGTGCCACAATGTGGCTTCCAGTTGGTAAATGAAGGGTACAGCAAAAATGTGGCAGGATTTTCACTTTCTGGACTTAGATTTGAGACCTCTGCATATATGTTACTGATCCAGTGAGGGAAATGATTGCCTGctcttttgttttggtctacaTCCTCTTCTAGTTGGTCCTTTACAGAAGAATACTGAGCCAGTGACATACGGAAGATGCATTTCTTCTTTGTCGGGCTGGGCAAATAAatctaattaatttgattaagcgtcactttcattttaaaaatcaaattgttGAAAATTTGTGAAATCGTATTTTGTCGTGTAtattattaaaagctgttgttcttatgttctgtgaCAGAATGCTGCATGGGTGCTttacaaaacatgtttacaatagctaccgaCTACatcattgtggcatttaagtacAAACCAGGAATGTTAAAGGGGCTTCACTTATttatcccattatagcaataaaaagttaatattttgtctgtaattaattcgatattttcattatttttcacgtacaattagtacctttaaaagcagattttgcaacttgttgtcgactgaaaatgacatcacaagggctcaggtaaccaatcacaactcacctgttttattggtttggtcacgtgacatttacaagctgagctgtgattggttacctgagcccttgtgatgtcattttcagtcgacagcaagttgcaaaatgtgtttttaaaggtactaattgttcatgtaaaataataaaaatatcaagtttattataggcaaaatattaatgtttgactgccaaaaatgtctaaataagtaaagtatcaatTTAAGTatgttaaaactcattttgaatcTGTATAcattgttgtctgaacatttatttttgaataaataaaacagttaaataaattttgttgggtttattcgtttaaaatcgtaatcatcctgaatgactgaaaaaaattgagttttttttttactactacttctttttgggctgtgcaattaattgaaattcaattacaattacaaaatcaacataatcgtaaaaaaataatactaatttgtgaggttttatttttaaatttatagatttgcacctttttcaaaaaaaaaaaaaattaaaataactaatgtaataaattttgcttcatccaaaaggaacttgcatagttagtgttttaaacaattttgtcttaatattttttgttttgttttttacatttaaacatcctgcacagtgcacatgctgcactccaagttttaccaacataaatcaatcaatcaatcaatcaatcaataaatattataaattctgtttggtccaaaaggaacttagataataatagtgtttctattttgtgtttttaataattggtatcaatatatttaaatgcttaaacatttccttgttttgtataaaaaaaataatcctgatttaaattattgccaaaataatcctggttattatttttttccataatcgaccAGCCCTAAGTCTTCTTTGCAACATGAAAAAAACCTTAACTCAAATGTTGAAAACAACCATGGGGCACTCGCATGCATCACGCCCCCCCTTTCTCCGCTTGTGGCTTTTAGGATGCGCGAGGACATGTCCACCGTGGTGTGCGTGAagggcgaggaggaggagcccgGCGAGAAGCTGTCCCAGGATGAGATCATCTCACGCACCAAGCAGGTGATCCAGGGCCTGGATGCACTGAAGCAGGAGCACCACGCCATCCTGGACGGCCTGCTGGGCACACTGCGCTGCCTCAAGCGGGATGACGAAGAGGGCGGCGTGCCGGCGGTGGAGGAGAAGTCGCACATGATCCGCAAGTCGCTGGAGATGCTGGAGCTGGGGCTGAGCGAGGCCCAGGTGATGATGGCCCTGTCGGCCCACCTGAGCTCGGTGGAGTCTGAGAAGCAGAAGCTCCGGGCGCAGGTGCGCCGCCTGTGCCAGGAGAACCAGTGGCTGCGGGACGAGCTGGCCGGCACCCAGCAGAAGCTGCAGAAGAGCGAGCAGAGCGTGGCGCagctggaggaggagaagaagcacCTGGAGTTCATGAACCAGCTCAAGAAGTACGACCAGGACCTCTCGCCCTCGGTGAGTCCCCGTTTCCCGCTTTCACAGGCACTTAGTTGGGTccgttatttgtttgtttgtttatttttgcaatCATTCACGCATTCCTCAATCACGATGACGGATTTTTAGCGGACCATTTTATTTGATCTAAAAATCCGGAAGTGCACCTTTCTTCTTCAGGAGGAAAAAGACTCGGACTCCAGCAAGGAGAATCTGGATGATCTCTTCCCAGATGATCATGACGACCAAGCGCAAGGCAGTAAGTACACTTTATGATGTGTTTTGGACTTCTGATGTCCAATCTGTACCCCCACCCCCCGTATATTAATTACATTATAAAAGTAGGTGTACAAAGAAGCTGGTGGCTGAACGTCATTTCCTGAATTCACTTTTTGAAGGATTTCCACAGCAGCGTGGAGGGAATTTTTTATCATCTTGCAAGATGATTTATAACCGAAAGTGTGAGACAAATATGAGCGAGCACAACTTTGGGGCATCATAAATTTCAGTGAACGACGCATCACCATGGCGGTCAATAGCGTATAATGAGAAAGCTATGACAGAGAGTTATTTGGGGTCACCGATGATTTCGCTTTTAATTTTCAGGTCATAAATATTTTCAGATGCACAAAAGTCTCAGTACGACAAggacaatgaaaacattttgatgaaGGAGAAGTAAAGTTGCATATTCCCTAACTATTTTTTCACATTCTAATtccaagtaatttttttttcatatatatatatatatatatatatatatatatatatatatatatatatatatatatatatatatatatatatatcttaaatagtgttccctcgtttaccACAggtgttaggttccaaaaaatacctgcgataatggaaatccgtgtaaattaaaaaaaaaaaaaaaaaaaaaaaaaaatcctgttcattatatatactttttcgttcgtagttttttttttggtatgatttttacattattataaatgctttttcattcgtcatatatgttcttttttcatttacattcattttttccattaaaagtatgttgttgttgtttttttaaatttacttattagagtacagtatatatttttttcattatgttttttcattttggtatgatttttagcatATTATGAGCGCTTTTCATTCATcgtttatgtttttcttttcatttagtcattttttcccattaaaatatgtttttaattttttttacatgttataCAGCACAGGATATAtttctaagttttttttgtgtttttttttaaatatatatttttaaaatagtgttccctcatttatcacgggtgttacattccaaaaactacccatgataatggaaatccgcgttaattaaaaaataaaaaaataaaaaaatcctgtcCATTAGATATATTtttccgtttgtttgtttttttcattttggtatgatttttaggttATTTGgactgctttttcattcatccttagtggggtttttttttttttcatttacagtcatatttttccattaagcgtatgttgttgttttttttaatgtgcttgTTATACGCGCGGATATATTTATAagtctttttttacattttttttcaatatatatatatatatatatatatatatatatatatatatatatatgcttaaattaaaccaaaaaaaatccttttattcatttattatgttttttcgttttggtatgacttttactttattataaatgctttttcattcatcatatgttcttttttcatttacataattttttttcccattaaaagtatgtgttttttgttttgttttgttttaatttgttttgtttttaaaattcggTTCTTGTGCTTACCTTTTGTCAACGTTCACTCTCGCCATCCGCGATCTTCGCAGTCCAGCCGTCCCACGGCAGCGCGGCGGCGGCAGCCGCCCAGCAGGGCGGCTACGAGATCCCGGCGCGCCTGCGGACGCTCCACAACCTGGTGATCCAGTACGCCTCGCAGGGCCGCTACGAGGTGGCGGTGCCGCTCTGCAAGCAGGCGCTGGAGGACTTGGAGAAGACGTCGGGACACGACCACCCGGACGTGGCCACCATGCTCAACATCCTGGCCCTCGTGTACAGGTCTcctccaaaatggctgcccgctGCTGCTTGTGTGCTCCGCTGTCTGCTATTATGAATGGGACAACAGAAATTTGCTTTCAACTTTTGGCTCAAGGGCCACATGTGATATTTAAATTggacagttacaaaaaaaagaggttatGTAAAATTGTTAATTTTAACAATAGAGTAATTCAATCAtagttaaacattttatttataccAATAATATTAAACACAGAATTATTAAGGGCCACATTTGATACTTAAACTGAAcagtaaaaaaaagtttatgtacgtagttaaacattttattaatagtataaacacaaaattacatttatttaataaaatgaatatatagaaaatacatatttttataatacATTGGTAATTTATTCTGATGTAATTTATGAATTATAACCagcaaaatatattaaaaaaatatttaaataagtaaataaatgattcAGGGGTGGGACAACTTTTGTAAAAAGAGTTTATGTAAAATAGTTAATTTTAGCAATATAGTAATTAAATCGtagttaaacattttatttatactgGTAATATTAAACACAGAATTATTAAGGGCCCCATTTGATATTTAAATTgggacagtttaaaaaaaaaaaaagtttatctaaaatattttcacaatagaGTAATTCAATCGCAGTTAAACATCAATAGTATAAACGCAGAATTACatgtatttaataaaataaatatatagaaaatacatatttttataatacATTGGTAATTTATTCTGATGTAATTTATGAATTATAACCagcaaaatatattaaaaaaaatatatttaaataagtaaataaatgattcAGGGGTGGGACAACTTTTGTAAAAAGAGTTTATGTAAAATAGTTAATTTTACCAATATAGTAATGAAATCGtagttaaacattttatttatactgGTACAGAATTACATGTATTTAATCAaatatatagaaaatggatattTTGGTAATACATTGATAATTTATTCTGatgtaatttattaattataaccaatacaatataatattaataaataaataaatacataaataaataaataaataatgggtaAATAAATTATTCAGTGGTGGGACAACTTTTGTATTGAAGGGCtacatttgattttaaaaatagacaCAGTAagcgaaaaaaataaatttatataaaaatatttaataacttttattaTAGGGCACTTGGGATTGAATATAAAGCAcaacaaataatacaaacatttggctataataaattatttaatcatATAAGTAATATATGTTCATTGTATGTGTAaaattgcttattttatttttttaatttacagtagAGTAGATAGGTCAACATTTAatgacaaattgtttttaaaaagttaaaaaatccattttaaatGACCAAATTTAGGGAAAGGATTTAAAAGCGGATGCGGGGATCATATTTCTcccagcctttttatttgaatttccgCTCTAGCGTAGCAACACGCTCTCTAAACGTTGCGCGAGCGGCTGCTAGACGACCGTCGAGGTCCTTGTGGAAGCCGGCAAACATGTCTGCCGATTTACAGTATGGCGTCAGTGTCACCACCGTCTGCCCGAAACAAAAGAATGACTCAAACAAACCTGCTGGAAAACTATTTTAACGGTTTTTATCTCCCTCCACAAATCTTCTTTGTAGAACAATCTGTCCCGTCTTTTGGTTCAGTGTGGGAAGTGTGGGAAAGCGACATAACGTTGCCTTGCACGTTGTGTGTGTTTGACAGAGATCAGAACAAGTACAAGGAGGCCGCCAACCTGCTGAATGACGCTCTGGCCATCAGGGAGAAGACGCTGGGCCGGGATCACCCTGCCGTGAGTTTATCGTACAACGTCAAATTTCATTGCGTCCACATGTCAATATGTCTTCATACACAAAACTGCAAACAGggggaaacaaatgtttttttaattgtatctaAAAATGGAGACATACGGATGCAAACGGCCTGGGCCAGCCTGtgagtacaaaaaaagaaaaaccatgaattcatttaaaattaattatttaaaaaaaatcttagataGGAATAGATAAAGGAATATATGCCTGttagtattgttatattatgtGTCCATATTTTTTGATTTCTTAAAAATGATAATCTGGTTGTGGTTTTTGTGTGATATCACCGAAAAACCATGACCAAAAAACACTTAAATTGACGCAAAACAGTATCACTTCCTTATTGTCAACAACCCTTCTCCGATTGGCTGGCGAGTTTCAGTTAAAAATCTCTGACGAAAATTCACATAAAAATTGCTGCAATGTTTCCAATGCCGTCACTTGCCCTAAAAACTTGATATAAAGCGCTAATGGAACATTATCCATGAGACGAGATGCAGTATATGAGTTGTAGAATAGGTCGTGTatgtttgtccccccccccccccccccccctcctttttcCTTGAATTTACCGGTACTCAGAATTTGAGTCACTCATGGCACCACTTTACATTAGTTTTAGCAGTAAAGTGGTAAGTACTCATTAACTGTGATAATTTTTTTATCACTTAATCTTGATTACATGCTAATAGAGTCCCTGTGTTTTCAGTGTTGAAGCTAAGCTAACGAGCTACTTTCATATTTACTGTCGCTAACTTCTTATTCGATGGAGGGAGGCTGAGTCATGGGCCTTGTTTACACGGCCTGACATCACCCTGACCTTTctttcggtttttttttttttaatctttgtaTACAATTAGGCTGGTAGAGAACCAGGACGCACGCACGCTCTCGCTTTAAGATCGataacattgattttttttgccggCTCCCTTGCAAACAACCCGGCCATTactgtgttttttcttctcaacgGGAGTCATTACTCTTCTGAGCTtgttacagctttttttttattttatttttttttttgagtggctACTTGAACACTTTGACACAAGACGGTGATAAAATCATACACGgcgtatataaataaataaataaaaagaaaaaaaactaactgtgtTAAACCCCTTCAGGTGTGGACCTTCCGCGATCAACAATTTGTGAGGTTTGCCCTCCcccatcatcatcaccgttCTTCTTTTTCACCTTTTCAAAGTGATTTCCACATCAAATCAGCATTTCCTCCTCACTCTTTTCCACAAATAGACTTGAGAATCAATCTCTTCTCTTGTATCAgtcaaatttcctttttttttctgcaatttaAAATCATTCCGTCACATGCTTTGGTGGAAATCCCGCAGGGAACATGAAAGAGAGCGCCTATGCACACACTAGCTTTTGTTTTGTCTGAAATGAGCCCACTTTGGAGTAAGCTcttgttaccatggcaaccaacGATGCGGCCACGACAAACTGAGGCGAGCAAAAAAGTTTAGCCCAGAGCCAGggtaattatagttttggaatttttcatttcgttttgagaattgtttgttaaatttagttagttttaattagttttcaggatggttctgttagtttttattagttttagttctgtaataaatgcttcattttagttttagtttcagcattagttttttttttgtttttgtttttgtttttgttttttaaatgtgaattacTTGTGCgccatatttaaagggatacttgaataattgaacaattttcagcagtgaa includes the following:
- the klc1a gene encoding kinesin light chain 1 isoform X7, whose product is MREDMSTVVCVKGEEEEPGEKLSQDEIISRTKQVIQGLDALKQEHHAILDGLLGTLRCLKRDDEEGGVPAVEEKSHMIRKSLEMLELGLSEAQVMMALSAHLSSVESEKQKLRAQVRRLCQENQWLRDELAGTQQKLQKSEQSVAQLEEEKKHLEFMNQLKKYDQDLSPSEEKDSDSSKENLDDLFPDDHDDQAQGIQPSHGSAAAAAAQQGGYEIPARLRTLHNLVIQYASQGRYEVAVPLCKQALEDLEKTSGHDHPDVATMLNILALVYRDQNKYKEAANLLNDALAIREKTLGRDHPAVAATLNNLAVLYGKRGKYKEAEPLCKRALEIREKVLGKEHPDVAKQLNNLALLCQNQGKYEEVEYYYMRALEIYQTKLGPDDPNVAKTKNNLASCYLKQGKFKQAETLYKEILTRAHEREFGSVDGENKPIWMHAEEREEQSKGKQKDGSPFGEYGGWYKACKVDSPTVTTTLKNLGALYKRQGKFEAAETLEEAAVRSRKQGLDTAHKQRVADVLGEPEAREKQRSRESLTPDTVKYESGPDGGEEVSMSVEWNGQA
- the klc1a gene encoding kinesin light chain 1 isoform X11 — encoded protein: MREDMSTVVCVKGEEEEPGEKLSQDEIISRTKQVIQGLDALKQEHHAILDGLLGTLRCLKRDDEEGGVPAVEEKSHMIRKSLEMLELGLSEAQVMMALSAHLSSVESEKQKLRAQVRRLCQENQWLRDELAGTQQKLQKSEQSVAQLEEEKKHLEFMNQLKKYDQDLSPSEEKDSDSSKENLDDLFPDDHDDQAQGIQPSHGSAAAAAAQQGGYEIPARLRTLHNLVIQYASQGRYEVAVPLCKQALEDLEKTSGHDHPDVATMLNILALVYRDQNKYKEAANLLNDALAIREKTLGRDHPAVAATLNNLAVLYGKRGKYKEAEPLCKRALEIREKVLGKEHPDVAKQLNNLALLCQNQGKYEEVEYYYMRALEIYQTKLGPDDPNVAKTKNNLASCYLKQGKFKQAETLYKEILTRAHEREFGSVDGENKPIWMHAEEREEQSKGKQKDGSPFGEYGGWYKACKVDSPTVTTTLKNLGALYKRQGKFEAAETLEEAAVRSRKQRVADVLGEPEAREKQRSRESLTPDTVKYESGPDGGEEQA
- the klc1a gene encoding kinesin light chain 1 isoform X8; this encodes MREDMSTVVCVKGEEEEPGEKLSQDEIISRTKQVIQGLDALKQEHHAILDGLLGTLRCLKRDDEEGGVPAVEEKSHMIRKSLEMLELGLSEAQVMMALSAHLSSVESEKQKLRAQVRRLCQENQWLRDELAGTQQKLQKSEQSVAQLEEEKKHLEFMNQLKKYDQDLSPSEEKDSDSSKENLDDLFPDDHDDQAQGIQPSHGSAAAAAAQQGGYEIPARLRTLHNLVIQYASQGRYEVAVPLCKQALEDLEKTSGHDHPDVATMLNILALVYRDQNKYKEAANLLNDALAIREKTLGRDHPAVAATLNNLAVLYGKRGKYKEAEPLCKRALEIREKVLGKEHPDVAKQLNNLALLCQNQGKYEEVEYYYMRALEIYQTKLGPDDPNVAKTKNNLASCYLKQGKFKQAETLYKEILTRAHEREFGSVDGENKPIWMHAEEREEQSKGKQKDGSPFGEYGGWYKACKVDSPTVTTTLKNLGALYKRQGKFEAAETLEEAAVRSRKQGLDTAHKQRVADVLGEPEAREKQRSRESLTPDTVKYESGPDGGEEVSMSVEWNGA
- the klc1a gene encoding kinesin light chain 1 isoform X9; amino-acid sequence: MREDMSTVVCVKGEEEEPGEKLSQDEIISRTKQVIQGLDALKQEHHAILDGLLGTLRCLKRDDEEGGVPAVEEKSHMIRKSLEMLELGLSEAQVMMALSAHLSSVESEKQKLRAQVRRLCQENQWLRDELAGTQQKLQKSEQSVAQLEEEKKHLEFMNQLKKYDQDLSPSEEKDSDSSKENLDDLFPDDHDDQAQGIQPSHGSAAAAAAQQGGYEIPARLRTLHNLVIQYASQGRYEVAVPLCKQALEDLEKTSGHDHPDVATMLNILALVYRDQNKYKEAANLLNDALAIREKTLGRDHPAVAATLNNLAVLYGKRGKYKEAEPLCKRALEIREKVLGKEHPDVAKQLNNLALLCQNQGKYEEVEYYYMRALEIYQTKLGPDDPNVAKTKNNLASCYLKQGKFKQAETLYKEILTRAHEREFGSVDGENKPIWMHAEEREEQSKGKQKDGSPFGEYGGWYKACKVDSPTVTTTLKNLGALYKRQGKFEAAETLEEAAVRSRKQGLDTAHKQRVADVLGEPEAREKQRSRESLTPDTVKYESGPDGGEEQA
- the klc1a gene encoding kinesin light chain 1 isoform X10; this translates as MREDMSTVVCVKGEEEEPGEKLSQDEIISRTKQVIQGLDALKQEHHAILDGLLGTLRCLKRDDEEGGVPAVEEKSHMIRKSLEMLELGLSEAQVMMALSAHLSSVESEKQKLRAQVRRLCQENQWLRDELAGTQQKLQKSEQSVAQLEEEKKHLEFMNQLKKYDQDLSPSEEKDSDSSKENLDDLFPDDHDDQAQGIQPSHGSAAAAAAQQGGYEIPARLRTLHNLVIQYASQGRYEVAVPLCKQALEDLEKTSGHDHPDVATMLNILALVYRDQNKYKEAANLLNDALAIREKTLGRDHPAVAATLNNLAVLYGKRGKYKEAEPLCKRALEIREKVLGKEHPDVAKQLNNLALLCQNQGKYEEVEYYYMRALEIYQTKLGPDDPNVAKTKNNLASCYLKQGKFKQAETLYKEILTRAHEREFGSVDGENKPIWMHAEEREEQSKGKQKDGSPFGEYGGWYKACKVDSPTVTTTLKNLGALYKRQGKFEAAETLEEAAVRSRKQGLDTAHKQRVADVLGEPEAREKQRSRESLTPDTVKYESGPDGGEEA